From Periophthalmus magnuspinnatus isolate fPerMag1 chromosome 1, fPerMag1.2.pri, whole genome shotgun sequence:
ggtattttcaaagaacagGACGACATAAGAACTGAATGAGCATTTCAAGAAACACAATGTTTCAATAAGGGTCAAGAAAAGTAGTATCGAAATTCAGAttctaattgatactaaaactaatatcgaaactagatcctcatgtTTCataggtatcaatactaaaaaaatcctttcctaaatatgtttataatgatgttgagctacaactgaacaagtataagacacagactagtatacacacacacacacacacacacacacacacagtccactatgaacctactgtaCACTGAGGGATTATGTAGATATAagacatgggaatagaacacatACGCAACATTTACTGTAGAACAGCacattgtctaaaaaaagtGTCTAAAGAAAGAACGTTTTTATCGTCATGGTATCgggatcagtatcgagtattgaaatgttagtattgtgccAACACTATACTGCAGTAATTACAATGGGCCCATTTGACATGTGCATATTCAGATACACCTGGATGGAGGCGTTACCTGGCGGTCTCGTACTGTTTGATGTTGATCATGGTGTCTTCGATGGTCTTGTCCACCAGAGTGTTCACGCTGGAGATGAAGAAGTTGATGGCAGCCAGCAGAGTCTCGCCATTTTTGGACAAAAGCTTTTGGGTCTCAGCGTTGTAACCAAACTCCTCCTAATGACACACGTTTATACAGTTTAGCCTCTATAACCAAAACAACAGCTGCCAGAGTTtagaaaaaacagaataattgtGTGTACGAGCTATGGTCTACTGCTACTGCCCCTCTTCACTTTTAAAGAACTCTTCAAGTGGGGTAACGCCTCTGTTCTATGGACTGAGCTCAGTAGTTGCAGGAGATAAACTCTAgtggataatatggatgagaagCTGCAGTTTGACTTCACAGAGCTGAGTCATAAAGTCACCTCATTATTTTGGctgtttcctgagtttgtatctgGCGCCTCTGTGTCCGTCACTCCCTTTATTGATTGTTGCTGTGGTcatgttttgtggttatgatcatagtctgtataaaaaagtggactgagtgagtgtgacgtcaccacagcgttcggctccaaatgaaactcattgaggctagagcagtcaTAGGAGCTAAtatggagcagagttccatatttgaaattctgaccacaagcaacaaaagagccaatccagagcgaggctgttgaaggtaataccccttccaaacctgttgctaactctagcaggagtgaccttggggaaagaaggtgcctgatttgtctgttattaatgttcatatcttgatttacagacacaatagtgaaataaaaaacccaggaccAGGTAGAACAGGTTAATACAAAaatttaagtccaaaatgatgagtctgacagcagcagttagaaaaaggggacacagtttttacacagaaaatgaactggagccagagtcgatggagctggatcATGCActtatgatcacttcctgtttggaacgtggcggctagctatgtccatttatataaacagtctatggtcgcgatatgacagagcagctcagagtcacactgacacCACACACACGTGGATCTAGAGTCACTCACTGAAGTGGAGCAGTAATAAAGAgtattaaacaataataaacagtTCTAAACAGTAATAAGGAGTAATTAGCACTAATAAACACAGTCACACTGACACCACAAACACGAGGATTCAGAGTTGCTCCCTGAAGTGGAGCAGGGCCTAAACCAGGTGAATGAGCCTGTAGCATGTGGAGGGCTTCAGACTCCATCAACCAAAACGACGGGAATGTTCTTACGTGGAGCTCAGGAGACTTGAGGCTGAGGTCGGCAAAAGCGTCCCCCAGCTGCTTCTGCGTTTGCATGATGTGGGTGAGCTGAGCGGCCAGCGTCTGGGCCAGGCGGGTCACGTGCTGGTACTTTCTCTTGTTGTCCCGGAGAACCTCGAtctgtgcttccagctccaagTCCACCGTCTTGGAACCTTTGCCCAGCTTCTCTGACAGGATCTGCCTGGTGCACTGTTGGGtggcaaaagtatcaaaaatcagatcctaattgatactaaaacagtcccattgacagaaatgaaccttccctgaatatgtttataatgatgttgagctgaatctgaacaagtataagacacattaGGAACCTAGGAATGCACCGATCCCACACTGCTTCAGCTTCTAAATATTGGTTCAgtcaatatcctggttggacatatacacTGATGCAATAAGACTACTTACTGTTCATGGaatttaaaagtacaaattaaaaacatacttacTTTGTATGTGTTGATGCTCCATTTTCGGACCAGTTCTAGTTTCTCCAGAGCCGGGCTCTTGAGCTCATCGGACAGCACCAGTGCTCCTTTCATCTGACCTGAACAACGAGACATGAGAGGGTTACAATTATAATGGTGGAGTGAATATTGTCACATGCTTATGTGGAGTTCATTACAGAAGAGGAATCGTTACAATAACACAAGCTTCATAATGCAAGCACCCGGCGAGCGACCGGCGAGCGACCGGCGAGGAAGGGGAACAGGCCCCTGATGTATCCACAATGCCCCATTATTCATGCATCTGTATAAAGTCTGAACATAAACTGGGATTTACACTCAatttattgatgtttttgttgcagaCAAATATTTTCAAGGCCATGTCTTCTATGGAACATTTGCATTGTGGAAAAAGGAAGTGAGATGAAAGGATGAGATCAGAGGAAagaattacatttacattgaatTGAAATGGACCGACACAAACCCagaggacgactgagggattacccaTGTATAAGGTCACACGtgaatgtaaaagaaagtaccatTTAATGGCGAACATGACAGTATACCGACTGAAGAaattatgttttgatgtttttattatcattgtggtatctggTATCGGTATTGGTATCAAGTATCGAGCATTGCTTCccttccttagtattgaaatagagtttgacagtttaatcccaataaaaacatttttaaagagtaGCACATATTAACCATTTCAGCTTCAGggtaaaatactgaaaacactgaaactgtgGTCACCTTCAGTGTCCACGGTGCCCCCTGCTGTTGAAGAGAAGCTGTTTGCCACACAGGAGTCGGACAGGCTGAGAGCTCCAGGGCTGCCGGAGTACGAGTCCTGAACACAAACAGAATCAAGTTTGGGTCAATATGCagcacacaataataaacagtaataagcagtaataaacaataataaaccgTTCTAAACAATAATAAGCAGTAATCAACAGAAATAAATAgtattaaacaataataaagttATCAACAGTAATAAGGAATAATTAGCACTACTAAACAGTAATAAATAACAGTAAACAGTAATAAGCAGTAATAAAGAGTAATAAACAGTATTAAACAgtaatacacaataataaacagTAATAAAGCGTTTTAAACAGTATTAAACAGTACTACACCAGGCCCTGTGTTTTAGACTTTAAACGTTAGACCTTAGACCTTAGGCTTCAGATTTTAGGCTCCAGCCTTATGATCTTAAGCTTTAGACCTTAGGCTTTAGGCCTTAGGCTTTAGACCTTAGGCTTTAGACCTTAGACCAGGGGTCGGGAACGTATGGCTCGCGAGCCAGGTGTGCCTCTTTTGATGATTGCATCTGGCTCGcagataaaacataaaatattctCACTTGTTTTAATCCATCCATCGATTTTCCGCTGCTCATGTCGTGTTCAGGGCTGCAGTTGTCTACAGGAGCAATTGTCCATTATTTTAATTGGATGATAGCCTACTTTTGCAGTTGCTGGGTAAACAGGTAAACGCCCCCTTTTGAATCAGTGTGCTCGATCATTAGCTTAAAACTAACCCTTCGACAAAGAAGATggcgaaaagaaaaaaagatgaggAGCATCGTACATTTCAGGACGAATTGACCGAAGAATTCGCCTTTGTGGAGAGAGCCAATGAACTTTTTGATGATCTTCCGAACAAAGACAAGATGATCAAATGGATATAAGACATGCCTCTGTCGGCAAGAACTGTTCATGATCGTACCATCATGATGGCAAACCAAGTGGAAAAAACGCACGTGAAGGACAGAAATGCAGCGCCGTCCTTTGGATGAGTCAACAGACGTAAGCCATTTGTCGCAGTTCACTGTAATTGCAAGATATACTGCCGGCGATAAGAAAGTCTTGCAACCCACATCCAGCCTCCTACAGTCATTCAAAGCACGCTTTGGAGAGTTTCATGAGCACACTCATCTTTTTAAGTTCATCACCCATCCAAACGAGTGTTCACTGAACACAGCCGACCTGAGTTACATTCCTGGTGTCTCCGTCAGAGATTTTGAAGCAGAAGTGGCTGACCTGAAGGCCTCAGAGATGTGGGTGAATAAGTTCAAGTCACTGAATGAAGATTTTGAAAGAATCACATGACAGAAAGGGGAGTTGGCGAGAAATGAAAAAACTTCAAGCCGAAGACCAGCTGATTATCAAAACTTGGAACGCACTTCCTGTCACATCCCACACACTGCAGCGTGTGAGTATTGGCCATGTTTGGATGTGCATATGCATGTGAGCAGTCATTCTCACATCTTCAAAACATCAAGTCCAACCTACAATCACGTTTAGCGGATAAAAGCCTCAACGCTTGCATGAAGCTTAACCTCACCAAGTACCAACCAGAATACAAAGCATCAGCAAATCCATGCAGCACCAGAAGTCACATTAATGGTGAGTATTATAACAACATtaaataacaacattaaaagAATTAATTGAGAGGCTTATTATACTCACATTTAGTTTAATTCAGTCTTAAAATATATTCTATGGCTCTcacttaaaataaattaacaaatatTTTGCTTTCATGGCTCTTTGAGTCAAAAAGGTTCCTGATCCCTGCCTTAGACCTCAGGCTTTAGACGTTAGGGTTTAGATTTGAAACTTTAGAccttaggctttaaactttagaccttaggctttagactttagaccttaggctttagactttagaccttaggctttaaactttagaccttaggctttaaactttagaccttaggctttaaactttaggctttaaactttagaccttaggctttaaactttagaccttaggctttaaactttagaccttaggctttaaactttagaccttaggctttaaactttaggctttaaactttagaccttaggctttagactttagaccttaggctttaaactttagaccttaggctttagactttagaccttaggctttaaactttagaccttaggctttaaactttagaccttaggctttaaactttaggctttaaactttagaccttaggctttaaactttagaccttaggctttaaactttaggctttaaactttagaccttaggctttaaactttaggctttaaactttagaccttaggctttaaactttaggctttaaactttagaccttaggctttaaaccttaggctttaaactttaggctttaaactttagaccttaggctttaaactttaggctttaaactttagaccttaggctttaaactttaggctttaaactttagaccttaggctttaaactttaggctttaaactttagaccttaggctttaaactttagaccttaggctttaaactttagaccttaggctttaaactttagaccttaggctttacaccttaggctttaaactttagaccttaggctttaaactttaggctttaaactttagaccttaggctttaaactttaggctttaaactttagaccttaggctttaaactttaggctttaaactttaggctttaaactttagaccttaggctttaaactttaggctttaaactttagaccttaggctttaaactttagaccttaggctttaaactttaggctttaaactttagaccttaggctttaaactttagaccttaggctttaaactttaggctttaaactttagaccttaggctttaaactttaggctttaaactttagaccttaggctttaaactttagaccttaggctttaaactttagaccttaggctttaaactttagaccttaggctttaaactttaggctttaaactttaggctttaaactttagaccttaggctttaaactttagaccttaggctttaaactttaggctttaaactttagaccttaggctttaaactttagaccttaggctttaaactttagaccttaggctttaaactttagaccttaggctttaaactttagaccttaggctttaaactttaggctttagaccttaggctttaaactttaaactttagaccttaggctttaaactttagaccttaggctttaaactttagaccttaggctttaaactttagaccttaggctttaaactttagaccttaggctttaaactttagaccttaggctttaaactttaggctttaaactttaggctttaaactttagaccttaggctttaaactttagaccttaggctttaaactttagaccttaggctttaaactttaggctttaaactttagaccttaggctttaaactttagaccttaggctttaaactttagaccttaggctttaaactttaggctttagaccttaggctttaaactttagaccttaggctttaggctttaaactttagaccttaggctttaaactttagaccttaggctttaaactttagaccttaggctttaaactttagaccttaggctttaaactttagaccttaggctttagaccttaggctttaaactttagaccttaggctttaaactttagaccttaggctttaaactttagaccttaggctttaaactttagaccttaggctttaaactttagaccttaagctttaaactttagaccttaggctttaaactttaggccttaggctttaaactttaggccttaggctttaaactttaggCCTTAGGGTTTAGACTTTAGAccttaggctttaaactttagaccttaggctttagactttagactttggGATTTAGGCATTAGGCTTTAGATGTTAGACTTCAGACCTTAGGGATTAGACTTTAGGGTTTAGACATCAGGCTTTCCACTTTAGACCTTAGGCTTTAGACATTAGAACTTAAGCTTCAGATTTTAGACCTTAGGCTTTAGCCTGTAGATGGACATGACAGGTGCTGCAGGAGGACATGACAGGTGCTGTATGAGGACATGACAGGTGCTGCAGGAGGACATGACAGGTGCTGTAGGAGGACATGACAGGTGCTGTATGTGGACATGACAGGTGCTGCAGGAGGACATGACAGGTGCTGTAGATGGACATGACAGGTGCTGCAGGAGGACATGACAGGTGCTGTATGAGGACATGACAGGTGCTGCAGGAGGACATGACAGGTGCTG
This genomic window contains:
- the arfip1 gene encoding arfaptin-1 isoform X2 — encoded protein: MAEDAHRSSAAEIPVTTNGEVDQHLEEVCQRDSYSGSPGALSLSDSCVANSFSSTAGGTVDTEGQMKGALVLSDELKSPALEKLELVRKWSINTYKCTRQILSEKLGKGSKTVDLELEAQIEVLRDNKRKYQHVTRLAQTLAAQLTHIMQTQKQLGDAFADLSLKSPELHEEFGYNAETQKLLSKNGETLLAAINFFISSVNTLVDKTIEDTMINIKQYETARVEYDAYRTDLEELNLGPRDANTVPRIEVSQQQFQIHREKYEKMRNDVSIKLKFLEENKVKVLHNQLILFHNAIAAYYAGNQQQLEQTLKQFHIKLKMPGADGPSWLEETH